The sequence CAACACCGTGCTCATCTATCCGGACTCGCCGCAGAAGCTGAAGGATTACCAGGACCTGGTGATGCGCACCTTCTACCTGACCAACATCGACGCCAACACCGCGATGAACCTGCTCAAGACCATGCTCAAGACCCGCGATGTGTTCGTCGACGAACGCCTCAACACCCTGAGCATGCGCGACAGCCCCGACGCCATCCGCATGGCCGAGAAGCTGCTGCAGGCGCAGGACCAGTCCAACCCCGAGGTGGTACTGGAGGTGGAGGTGCTGGAAGTGGCCCGCCAGCGCATCCTCGACCTCGGCCTGCAGTGGCCGAACACCTTCGGCGTGGTCAACGACGACGGCAGCGCGGTGACCATCCTCGACCAGCTCAAGGGCATCGACGCCAGCCGCATCACCATCTCGCCGTCGCCGCAGCTGAAGATCAACGCCCAGGACAACGACGTGAACACCCTGGCGAGCCCGGTGATCCGCGTCAGCAACCGCGAGCAGGCGCGCATCCACATCGGCCAGCGGGTGCCGGTGATCAGCGCGACCTCGATGCCCTCGACCCAGGGCCCGGTGATCACCGAGAGCATCACCTACCTGGACGTGGGCCTGAAGCTGGAGGTGACGCCCATCGTCCACCTGAACAACGAAGTGGCGATCAAGATCGCCCTCGAGGTGAGCAACGCCACGTCGCTGCCGCCGACCCAGCAGGGCACCATCCCGGTCCAGGTCGACACCCGCAACGCCATCACCACCCTGCGCCTGCACGACGGCGAGACGCAGATCCTCGCCGGGCTGATGCGCAACGACCACGCGGCCACCGGCAACAAGATCCCGGGCCTGGGCGACCTTCCCGGCGTCGGCCGGCTGTTCGGCAGCAACAAGGACACCTACGGCAAGTCCGAGCTGGTGCTCTCGATCACCCCGCGCATCGTGCGCAACTTGCCGTACCAGAGCCCGGACGACATGGAGTTCTCCACCGGCACCGAGAGCAGCATGCAGATGCGCCCGCTGGACACCCGCGACGATTCGGCCATGGCGCTGCCGGCCGAGCGCCCGCCGCTGGCCGCCGCGCCCGAGGTGCATGTCGAGGTGGGGCGGTGAACGCGCGGCGCGGGCAGGGCTTCACCCTGATCGAGGTGGTCATCACCCTGGCCATCATCGGCCTGCTGGCGAGCATGGCCGCGCCCCTGGGCGAGACCCTGGTGCGCCGCGGCAAGGAGCAGGAGCTGCGCACTGCGCTCTACCAGATCCGCGATGCCATCGACGCCTACAAGCGCGCCGCCGACGCCGGGCGTATCGAGAAATCGGCGACCGCCAGCGGCTATCCGCCGGACCTCAAGGTGCTGGTCGACGGCGTGCGCGACGTGCGCAGCGTGAAGGGCGCCAAGCTGTACTTCCTGCGGCGCATTCCGCTCGACCCGCTGGCCGACCCGCGCCGCGACCCCAGCGAGCAGTGGGGCCTGCGCTCCTACGCCAGCCCCGCGGACGACCCGCGCGAGGGCGAGGACGTCTTCGACGTGTACTCCCTGGCCCGCGGCAAGGGCCTCAACGGCATCGCCTACAAGGAGTGGTGAAGATGACTCGCGCGCGCGGTTTCACCCTCATCGAGCTGCTGGTGGTCATGGCCATCGTCGCCACCCTGATGACCATCGCCGTGCCGCGCTATTTCAACAGCCTGGAGCAGTCGAAGGAGACCACCCTGCGGCAGAGCCTGGCGGTGATGCGCGAGGCGCTGGACCACTTCTACGGCGACACCGGGCACTACCCGGAGAGCCTCGACGAGCTGGTCAGCCAGCGCTACCTGCGCAGCCTGCCGGTGGACCCGATCACCGAGCGCAACGACCTCTGGGTGACCCTGCCGCCGCCGGACGGCGTGGCCGGCAGCGTGGCCGACGTGAAGAGCGGGGCAAGCGGGAGGGCGCGCGATGGCAGCCAGTATGGGCAGTGGTGAGCGCGGCTTCAGCTTCCTCGGCGTGCTCTTCGTGGTCACGCTGATGGGCGCGCTGCTGGCTACCACCGGGCAGCTCTGGGCCACCAGCGGCCAGCGCGAACGCGAGCGCCAGCTGCTCTGGGTCGGTGGCCAGTACGCCCAGGCGCTGCGCGGCTACTACCGCAGCTCGCCGGGCCTGGCGCAGTACCCGGCGCGCCTGGAAGACCTGCTCGAAGACCCGCGCTTCCCGACCCCGCGCCGCTACCTGCGCAGGCTTTACGCCGACCCGCTGACCGGCGGCACCGACTGGGGCCTGGTGCGCACCATCGACGGCCGCATCGCCG is a genomic window of Pseudomonas knackmussii B13 containing:
- a CDS encoding type II secretion system protein GspD, with the translated sequence MRTRWLALLGCLLLCACAANLARDQGLLLIEDGKYEAGLARLQQAVEDDPQDPERKITLNTARARSVKMLLAQADLDRAQRDFTSAHNGYQRALRIEPTNSRAQEGLRELEQLRNIGAMLVQGQTDLRRGDLAGAERRVRAMLALDPGNLDAAELQRNIEAIRGRNASLYPQLRSRLDRPVTLEFRDASLKMIFEVLSRAAGLNFIFDKDVRPDLKATIFVRQVRVEDAVGLLLQQNQLHQKMVNDNTVLIYPDSPQKLKDYQDLVMRTFYLTNIDANTAMNLLKTMLKTRDVFVDERLNTLSMRDSPDAIRMAEKLLQAQDQSNPEVVLEVEVLEVARQRILDLGLQWPNTFGVVNDDGSAVTILDQLKGIDASRITISPSPQLKINAQDNDVNTLASPVIRVSNREQARIHIGQRVPVISATSMPSTQGPVITESITYLDVGLKLEVTPIVHLNNEVAIKIALEVSNATSLPPTQQGTIPVQVDTRNAITTLRLHDGETQILAGLMRNDHAATGNKIPGLGDLPGVGRLFGSNKDTYGKSELVLSITPRIVRNLPYQSPDDMEFSTGTESSMQMRPLDTRDDSAMALPAERPPLAAAPEVHVEVGR
- a CDS encoding type II secretion system protein; its protein translation is MNARRGQGFTLIEVVITLAIIGLLASMAAPLGETLVRRGKEQELRTALYQIRDAIDAYKRAADAGRIEKSATASGYPPDLKVLVDGVRDVRSVKGAKLYFLRRIPLDPLADPRRDPSEQWGLRSYASPADDPREGEDVFDVYSLARGKGLNGIAYKEW
- a CDS encoding type II secretion system protein codes for the protein MTRARGFTLIELLVVMAIVATLMTIAVPRYFNSLEQSKETTLRQSLAVMREALDHFYGDTGHYPESLDELVSQRYLRSLPVDPITERNDLWVTLPPPDGVAGSVADVKSGASGRARDGSQYGQW
- a CDS encoding type II secretion system protein; the encoded protein is MAASMGSGERGFSFLGVLFVVTLMGALLATTGQLWATSGQRERERQLLWVGGQYAQALRGYYRSSPGLAQYPARLEDLLEDPRFPTPRRYLRRLYADPLTGGTDWGLVRTIDGRIAGIYSQAGGQPLLRANFPEQWREFEGMGSYADWRFVAEKAFEGNDAGIATGRGDEQ